DNA from Actinoplanes sp. SE50/110:
CTGCTCTGCTCCGACGGCCTGTCCGCCGTCATCGGCCACGACGACCTGCACACCACACTGACCGAAACCGCCACCCCTGAACCGGCCGTCGACCGCCTCATCGACCTCGCCCACGCGGCGGGCGCCCCGGACAACATCGCCTGCCTCATCGCCGACGTCATCACCACCTGACGGCTCGGGCCGGTTCCTGGCCGGCAACCACGGCAGCGCCGGTACCCCCGGCAGGTCAGCCCGGGCCGCCACCACCTCACCCCACCGGCGGCACGGCCCGGGCGGCCGGACCGTCCCGTCCACGCGCTGCTCCGCCTCCCGCACGACGGTTCCACACGCCCACCACCGGAAACCCGGGCCTTCGACGTCGGGTCCCGGGGTGGCGGCACTGACCACGACATCGATCCCTCCGCACCCCGCACTCAGGGAAGTGATCCATGAGCCACGAGCCTGACCGACTGACCGCACCGACTCCATGGCCTGTCCGCAGCCACGAACGTCGGCGCGACCGAGCACCGCGTAGCGCACGAGACATCGCCCGCCAGGCCCGGCGCGCCGAGGAACGCCGCCTGCATGGATACCGCGAGTAGCTGGACCGCGCGGCACCGAACGCGGACCGCAGACACCCGGGCAGGCACCGGACGGCTGTCTGCTCCTGCAGGACTACGACCTGGGTACGGTCGGCGTGCTGCCGCCGCTCGACGTGGTGGACGCGATGACCCGGGTGGTGGTGGACGCGTTCGGGCGGCCGGCTGCGACGTGCGGGCCGGCAGCCGGTTGCCGTACCTGATGGCGAAGGCCGGGATCGGCGCGCCGGACGGCACCGACGTGGCCGGCCGGCGGCTCCCGGTCGGGCAGGACACGCCGATCCTGGAGAGCGTCTACCGCAGCCTGCTGCCGGTCGCGTGTGCGCACGGCATCACCACCCCGGAGGAGTCGGCGCGGTCGATCGCGGAGCTGCACCGCGCGACCGCCGCCGCCCCGGACCGCCATGTCCTGCTGCCGCTGCTGAACGGCGCCTGGCGGGTCAAGGGGGTCTGACCGGCATGCCGGCCGGTCAGCCGAACTGCACCCGGTCGCGCAGGCCGGCGGCGGTGAACGCCTTCTCCAGGGCGTCGCGACCCTCGGTGAAGTGCGCCCAGCTGTCGTGGTGCACCAGCACGACCTGCCGGGCGTCGAGGATGCGGGCCGCCTCGGCGGCCTGCTCGCTGTCCAGGGTGAGCAGGGCGCCGCCGAACAGGTCGGTGCGGACCGCGCCGGCGAACAGGATCGCGGCGTCGATCGGGCCGAGCCGGTCGGCGACCTGCTCGACGATTTCCAGGGCCGCGTTGTCGCCGCTGACGTACACGCTGGGCTGATCCTCCGCGGTCAGCACGAAGCCGATGACCGGGCCGGTGACCGGCTCGCAGCCCTCCGGGCCGTGCCGGGCCGGGACCGCCGTGATCGTGACGTCGCCGATGGTCACCGACTCCCACGGGGTGAGGCCGCGCGCGGTGCCGCCGAGCCGCCGGGCGCCATCGGTGGTGGTGAGCGTGACCGGGACGTCGGCGAGCAGGGCGCGACCGGAGTCGTCGAGGTT
Protein-coding regions in this window:
- a CDS encoding MBL fold metallo-hydrolase, whose translation is MINVQTAGGPTALFEYAGLRLLTDPTFDEPKSYLSPSGTRLTKLAPARIRPAALGRIDAVLLSHDQHADNLDDSGRALLADVPVTLTTTDGARRLGGTARGLTPWESVTIGDVTITAVPARHGPEGCEPVTGPVIGFVLTAEDQPSVYVSGDNAALEIVEQVADRLGPIDAAILFAGAVRTDLFGGALLTLDSEQAAEAARILDARQVVLVHHDSWAHFTEGRDALEKAFTAAGLRDRVQFG